The DNA region taggtgtgcatgtgtgagtgaatggtgtgtgagtgtgccctgcgatgggctggccccccatcctgggttgttccctgcctcgtgcccattgcttccgggataggctccggaccccccgcgacccaataggataagcggtttggaaaatggatggatggatggatggtcactGTGTTTAATTAAAGACAGCCATTAATACATGGAAGGGGGTTATGTAGACGAAGGACGATTCTCTGCTTCTGCACAGATGACGTTGTGATTCAAGGATTTGCTGCAAAGATGCATCAGGCAGTCATATTCACTGGCAAACAGTTACATAATGAAGTCATCCTTCACCCACTGATTATAGCATTGCAGAGTTTCCTAGGAGATGATGGGGGGTGGGGCCTACAAGGTGCGGTCCTGGGACAGGATGCAACGCCTCCCCCACCTGTATCTCTCTCATTCACATACCTGTACCTTGAACAAAGGTGTCTCTATTTCTCTGTGCTGACGGCCACCTTTGTACCATGAGTGACATCACCAGGCTGCACTGCCTCATGGGTTTCACCAAGGCCATCATCTACACAGTTCATATTCAAACCTAATCAGGTTCTTTAATGCTGCAAGACGGCCCCCTGGGCAGGACCACTAGGACTGTTTATAGGCATAAACAGCAGACCATGTGACAGTAAGATGACAGGTGAGACCGGAGCACGGGGATGGGTCGGGCAGGCGGACATACCCGACGTCAATGGCGGCATGCTGCAGGATCTCGCCGTCGCAGTTCCAGCTGCTGTTGAGCGCGGTGCAGCCGCAGGCCGGGTGGTCCCTGCAGATGTGGCCAAAGAGTGTCTTGCCGTGCTCCTTAAGGTCCAGCTCACTCTCGCAGTGCCTGGGCGTGAAGCGGAAGCGCCGCACGCGGTGCACCTCCACGAAGTCCAGATCAAACTACGGAGACCCAGCACGCCGTGCTCGGGTTAGCGACACGCGTCTCTCACGTACACAAAGCCGCTCGGAATGCTTAGGCGACACGAAACCATTCTTCCGCCTCTCGTCTCCTGCAGCCCCCCGAACACCCTGAGTTTACCCGATGACCCCACCCCCGCATCTCTAGGCGCCACCCACCTGGTCATCCTTGCTGGTGTGGCGCAGCAGGTGCCGCAGGAAGTTGAGGCGGGAGCACTTGCGGACGAGGATGAGGTCGGCCGTGCCGTCGGCCAGGTGTGCGGCGGGGGACAGACCCTTGGGGCTGCGGGGGCACGCACAGCTCATACTGGCTGAGTTAATGGCCAAGAACTTCCCCCGGAGCACCTGCCAGCCGCCGCCACCGTCGTCCTCTGCGGGACacaaggagagagaggggagccacaCACTCCCTTAGCACAGCAAGAGAGGGTGACTGACCCGTCCCCAACATGAAGCAGAAGGTAACCCGTCGTCTGCTCACTCACAGCCCCTGACAGGCGGCTAAGATGGAGGCAGCCCTGCGCGTATACAGTTTGTGCTGCCTGGGCCAGGCTccaggtccccccccctcccccgctcgACCCTGACTGTGACCGGAAATCGGATGAATAGTCACAGACCAAAGATCAAACGGTCCTGGTGTGAGGTTTCCATGCTCAGTAATGAACAGCTAAAGCTGGTATCCGCTGATGCTCGGACGAgtatgctgcccccccctcacttCACACAGCAAGTCCACTAGCTGCCACCAACTCTGACCCACAGGAAGGGTGCTTCCTAAGCTGAAAAATGCTACCTTATGGAAGAAGGAGGGTTAGGAAACACTGTGCTAAACTactgttggggagggggggggcgatcTGTTTTCTGTAAACGGCAGCTTCTCTTTTGCCTGGTGACAGGAAACGCGAGGCATTTTAACAGCCCCCCTGTGACACCCTTTCCCCCAAAGTCTCGGACCTGTGAGACTGGAAGATGTTTTGTGCTGCTTCTGGTGAAaggtaacaccccccacccgggGCCTGCACTCGGTGTCCCGGTTAGACATGGGGGAGTGTGCTTTCACTGGAGATGCTTTGATGTCGATGGTGTGGACGCCTGTTCCTCACCTCTGCCGGAGACGTCCTCGTCCCCCTCACACGCCCGCCTGTCTTGGGAGTGCAGCTGACCGCTGTGCAGGCACACGTAGCACCTGTGCGGATGAGGGGTGAAAGGTCAGCGCCGGCATCACCCTGTCACACCGGGGACAGGTTCCGGAACTGCCCACAGCAGCCGGGTATACCCCTCCCCCAACAATGCGATCTCCGAGCATAAAACCAGACGACTGTCTGTCTCTCGTGGCCCTGTTAGCATGGAAACATCCCCCCGAGCTGACTGGGAGGGACTGGGAGCCTCTCGGAGAGTCATTACCCGGCACTGCATCTCGTCTTGTCCCGCGGACTCCCCAGGGTGCTCTGCGCCGGCAGGAACGATACCGTCCCTTCGTAGTAGTTGTGTGTCAGAAACGTCTTGACGCCTGAGACAGCAGGGGACAGAGGAAACAGAGCGGACCCTGTCAGTGCTGGGGACAGACGGGACCCTGTCAGTGTTGGGGACAGACGGGACCCTGTCAGTGTTGGGGACAGACGGGACCCTGTCAGGGCTGGGGACAGAGGGGACCCTGTCAGTGTTGGGGACAGACGGGGCCCTGTCAGTGTTGGGGACAGACGGGACCCTGTCAGTGCTGGGGACAGACGGGACCCTGTCAGTGTTGGGGACAGACGGGACCCTGTCAGTGTTGCGGACAGACGGGGCCCTGTCAGTGTTGGGGACAGACGGGACCCTGTCAGTGCTGGGGACAGAGGGGACCCTGTCAGTGTTGGGGACAGAGGGGACCCTGTCAGTGCTGGGGACAGACGGGACCCTGTCAGTGTtgggaacgggggggggggggggggggggggtcaatgcTGCAGATGATGATGCAGAACATGTTTCTTACAAGGACTCACCTGAAATATCGTATCTAGATGGCCCCATCCACCGCTTCCTTTCACTGTCTGCCAGGACATCGCCGTAGAAACCATATCCAAGCAAGGAGACGGAGTACCGGAGGAACGTGTTGTTGTGGTGAACGGAGCAGACATCCATGGGCTGGGAGTCCCCTGCGGAGGCATTCACAGGCATCATCAACAGCGTTTATCATGGTGACTCTGTCACATGATCTAAAGGTACAATGGGGGTGGGGAGCTCACTCACCCACGATGATGTGCAGGGCTGACGTGATTGGGTCGTTGATGCCCACCGTCGCATAGCAAATGCAGTCGGTCGAACCTGTTTTTAAAGCAGTAAGCGATACTGAGTCTGCAGATTAAACATTAAATTATACATTACAGGGATGGCTGCTGGGACTGGGTGTTACCCCAGGCAACAGGCCCGGTCCCTCAAATCAGCGGCACCCAATCCCCTGCCTCACCTGCAGGGATGATGCCAACCCGCAGAGTGCACGGAACCAGGCTCTCGTCAGCACAGTTCTGGTCCACGCCGGCATCCCTCTGGGTTCTGGCCAGCAGCCCATGAATGACCTCGCTGAACATGCCAtcgcctcccacacacacaacactggcggggggagggcagagcttcTGTTAGGCGCCTCCCACTGATCGGGCCCACCGGGTCGCTCGAGGTTAAATAAGCGCTTTCAGGTATgtttacacaatttttttttatagatgCTGGTTTGGTGTGGAAAGGGGATCGGCGGATCGGCACACCACTGACATGGTTCCTGGGATGCCCCATTTGGCTCAGTTCACATTATGCTGAGATTAACCCCGACTGAGTGTAGCGTTTTCGCACCCCTGTGTAAACTTACCCACTGTATCTCTTCAGGTCAGCTTCGGTGTTCAGGTGGTCCCTGGCGTGATTGGCCCGCTCTGTAACTATGGAAACAGGCATGCAGTCACACATGTGCACCTTTCCTGTGGCACAGTGCGAGGCCCAGCCCTGGGGAGCGTCGCCCGCGACATGGCTGCGTGGCAGGGGAGGTTCAGCACGCTTACACAAGACGCCAGCGAGGAGGCTTGTGCGGCTGATCGATGCCCTGATGCCTGTGTTTACCTTCATTCCTGTGACGGATCGCGcagtaaataaaaacatattcCCGGCCATGTTGGCCGTGCTCGGTCATTTGCCTTCCCGGATCGAATTGCATCCATAAAATCCCATCGCTCATCGAAATGCTAATGCGCGCCAAGGAGGCAAACTCACCGATCACCTCGGTGGATATGGAGGCCCGCGCAAAGAGGGGGGCCACCTTCTGCTCGTAAATCCGCTTTCCCTGCTGCTTTCCACCGTAAGGATTAATATAGACCAACAGGCGTTTCGGTCGGCTGGCTGTGGAAACacatggagggggggtgggggggttcagTCTCATGACTGAACCACAGAGGCACCACGCTTCCCTGAAAATGTGATTGGGCGTACGGACGGGGACAGGAACGTACTCAGGAGGGATAGCTGCTCCTTGATAGCCTGGACCCAGCGCTGACACAGCGCCCCATCCGGGCAGTGGAAGGTCACGTCCGCACACCGCCAGCGGTGTTGGCTGCCTCGCTCCACATAGGACACTGCAAACAAGCCAGGGGGCGCCACTGGTCACTATTGCTCAAAGAAAGGGGCTCCATCCCCAAAAAGACCACACCCCCCATACCTGTGAAAGCACACGGATGCATCTGGGCCATCTTCTGCCATCTTCCATCCTCCTTCAAGCAGCTGTCCGGCTCAGTCTCTCGCACGGCTACGATCTCTGATACAGCCACGGAGCGGCTGCCTGTTTAAAACAGAACAGTTGCATCAGGAAGCCCTTCACACGGGGTAATTAGTCTATAACGACctctggagagagagagagagtggagaATGTTCCAGAAATCAGAATGTGAATTGAGGATCCTCTAGTTCAGTAGAGCAAGATGATGGCTGACTGAAGGGGGCGCTATAAGCATAGTCAGATATCTAATCTACTTCCACAGGGCCTCCTCTCCCTGCCCTCGTGACACACATTGGCATGGAACCCAAGACACAGGTGTTCCCACGATTACACTCTCTGCGTGTGTAAGCTGTTTCGCAAGCCATCATCCTCCAGCTTGACACGGGAGCCAGAGCACCAAGATCAGATTATTGACTGTGAAGCATCATGGTCGCCACGGCTTATGCTGCCCTGGGGTCAGACCGACCGGGCGGGTGGAGACGCTGGAGCATGTGGGGAGCGCCAAGCCCTGCTCAAAATAATGCCAGcatcccctgtgaccctgagagGGAATAGGACGATTCCTCTCAGCTTTTCGCTTGTTAGATGCCGAAGGACACGCTGGAATTTACACGGCTCACTCCAACTCCAAAGCAACAGCAAATCAATCATGGCGAATGAAACGTGACATTTATATGCTTTGATTTACATGAGTTATCAAAACAAAACCGCAGTATGAGGCACGTGGCAAATGACAATGTTTCCACGTCTGCAGGGCGGAGCCAGCGGGATAGAGAAGGAGGGGAAAGAACATCAGCGGCCAGATGCCAGCTGAACGTTCTGGAAATGCCCTGGGACACCAGAGAGGGGAGCAACCTTAGCAGACAACCGAAAGCACCACCTCTAAGATCTGATGCGAGCTTCTGTCTTCCACACATGAGTGACCATGCGTGACAGGTCACATGCTCTGCCGCTGAACACGATCCAGGAGCCAAGGACCATGAAAGGCAGGAAACCGTCTGGAATTTCGCCCTGCTGAACCCTTCGGGTGTACCTTGTCCTGGCTGCGATGGAAAATGTAAATTCCACGAGGCCTGTGGGGTCCTGACTGGGCCTCTTTACTTCCACAGGCACGGCAGGAGGAGACAGGAAGGGGAGGCCGGGCGTGCGTGTGGAGCACACagtaaacaggaagtgacaatgAACCACATGACCAGAATATGGAGTTTACAGGGTGACGATTACTGTACATATACTAATTAAACTAAACACACAACATGAACAGCTACTGCAGTCGACACAGACCTACTGACGTGCTGTGTGACCTTGACTCACCCCTAGGCCTGCTGTCTCCCTCCAGAAGGGTGCTTAATCATGCATAActtcttacacacacacacatggtcatgtgacctgcttGAGCTCCCGACGTAAACTCCACATTCAAAAGAGAAGCCAATGGTTTAGCTGCTACTACaactagagagagagagaaggagagcgagagagaaaaggagagagagaaagcactACAGGAAGCCACAACCACGGCTGTATTTGATGTGAGGCGTCCACATCACAAATGGCCACCCGCCTGGGTCAGGGCTTTGCTGGAATTGTCCTAATGCTCTCATATGAAAGCCTCACAGTGACTGGATCGGTCTGGATCCAGCGATCGAGCGGTGATGAAACGGCTCATCAAATACAGCTGTTGGAGGCAGCAGTCCTCCCCCCGCTGAGGGGGGTGGGTCCTACCTGATGTGTCTCTGCTTCTGTGCAGAACCTTTGCCAGGCAGAACCCTGGAGAGAGACAGCAGGGTTCACTACACCTCGTCGGAGTCCCGTCTGAAGGTTAGCATGACACGCAGCGGGCAGTAAGCGTATCCGATGCCCAGGCAGACATCTCACTTCCTTGGGTGTGGACCGGAATTAACAGATAAAGACTCCCTTCACAGTGGAAAACCACCACTTTCGGTTCCCTGGAAGCCAAAGACATTATTGTGGAGTAGGGGTGGGAGGAACCAGTCTGTCAGGGAGTGTGCACGACAGCCGTCTGAAGGAACCTTGCACTATGTCTTTCCACGTCGAtggaaaatgaaacacaataacCTGGGCGATGACAGGCTGCATGGCTGTAAACTTCTGGGACGCTTGATAAGGTCATTTGCAGGCGTCTGAGATGCCTGTTATCTGGCAGGCTCTCGCTGGGGTAGCCTGATTTCTGACTATACCACGGTTTCAGACACGCCTCAGAAGCAAACGCTCCtttctataaatgtaaatacaaatCAGCTTGTCGAAAGAGCCATTGTCCTCAAATGAAGCTACTTTGGATGGGAGGGAGTTGACAGGGAGTGATGTCGGAGTTGTCTGTTATATACAGTGAGCATGATTCCGTCTAGGACAATCCATCGTTCACAGTATCTGCTCATATTGCTACAGACCTGAATTAATATGACGGGGCTGTTACGCAGCAGAATGTGACACATAAGCGCACCACCGGGATCAGCGCACTGGAGCGGTGATGTCCTACTGGAATGTGATCTCACAATTGGACCGACTGCCACACTGGTGACACGCATCGTCTGGACCTTGATCAGAGACCAGAGCGGGACTGATCCTTCACAAACACATTCTGTGAACCACCATCACTAGGAAAACCCAGGGAACCCACACTGGACACTGTGTTCCTACTCTGCTTTCGTTCCCACTAATGAAACTCCCCGTAGTtcatttcagaaaaataaaaatgccgtCAATAACTTTACTTAGACTTTATCTAAACGCAACGTACTTTAAACAGCCTTCAGcaaagataagataagaacaGTTTCCTTTATGCAGAAATTTAGCATTTACTCTGAAAGTGACCCTGTTCTGTTCTCTTATGTTAGGAAGGAGCAGAGAGATGCAGAGGGGGGTCACATCGAAGACATACCCGGGGGGGTGATGCCGTGCGGCCTTACAATGTGGGAAACTCCCACTGTCCCGGTAAGGAAAAGGCTACATCCCTTGTCCCTTACTGGAAATAAAGTGCTCAGTCCTTACTGGAAATAAACCAGAACATGCATCTCAGCTCTGACAGGCTGAGCTTCAGAAACACTTCATCTAGTATAAAGTCCACCGCGTTTTTGAAACCCTGACAAGCGAACCTTTGTGTACGGAGATACAGACCGCTGACTTATGAAGGGAGCTTTTTATAGCTGATGGGTAATGTAAGCCTTCAAGGGTACTGGGAAGTCAATCTCCATTAAATGCAAGGCAATGAATACACTGAGGGGGGATTATGTGGTGAATACCTTTGTGCAAAATACCAAATGTCACTTAAGTCGATGAAGGTTTGAATCATCTTTACTGTGCTGGTGTCCTGAAGCCCCAAATTCTGTAAACTTGTCGAGCGGCTGATGGTGCATTTTAAAAATTCCGTATCAAAACCGTGAGCAGTAATACCTCTGAGAAACCAAAGAGCAGACTGTGTCTATTATGGGATGGCATGAGGTGAGCGGCAGGAAGGTCCCTGCGCAGAGCCAGTTCCGGAGATTGAGGCACACAGCAGTGGGTCCAGCTGGCTGTCCGAACAATCACACCCAGCCCAGATCATCAGCCTAAATCCACAGCAAGCAGACCTGCAATCCGGCTCAGGAAGGACCCCTGTGTCCGGCGCCCTGAACTAGGGAGTGTCAGCATAAAGAGGCATCCATGTCAAAGTCCAGCTCTGCTTAAAACAATGTCTGACGATGCAGGTCCTTTCTTAGATTCAGGCGTCTAGTTTAAACACAGAAACTAATCTCTTTATCTTGCTTACATTTCCTCCACCTGTGACAGAGTATAAACAGCCCTCCGTGAGAAACAGCAGACAGGTTGTTTACGCAGTTTTCAGATTATGCGGTTTACCTGGACTTCTGaagtggttaatgtttaataatgaaGGTCGACCGTTCGTCTTTGAAGTGGAGGACGGACGCACTGCATTGTGGGAGCTGGGTTCACGCAACATCAAGCAGCACTTTCTGCCCAGTCTGCAAGCTGTAAGCAGCAGGCTCAGTGCCACAGTTTCCTGGCTAAGGGTGACAGAAAAGTCCACCTCCATCCTGGTGCTTTGCTGAGACTCAGCATAAGGCTTATTAAGCTATTTTTACAGGCTTACCTATAGTTACACCAAATATGGCCCATTCCATGTACATAAGTTTAATATTAGGTGGTGACCCGCATTGATGTGACGTGAATGTTGTTTTTGGATAACTAAGTCACCTCTTCAAGGACAAGGGAGTTaattttacaaaacatttattaACAACAAAGATGTGCAGTGTTTCTGAAAAAGTCAGAGGGTTCCTCTATTAATGCACAGCATGCTATTATGGACACTGCATCCAAGTTAGATAGGATAAGAGAGGATAAAACGAAGAGGTAAACATTATATCAGCCAAGAAGACCCTGCATCTGATCCGGCAGTGGAAACTGGGGGACATGAGAGAACATGCAGAGCGCAGTGTAACCCTACCTGTCACACTGCACCTCTGATacccctgctagatattcatTAAAGTCTCCCTTAAGGAAATGGACATCATCCTGCTGGTGGGGCCATAACGCATCATCTTTAAACACCATCCTGTCCTCTTTTGTTTGACGTTATTCGCTCTCAGACTCTCTAATTAAGCGACACTTTCCATACACTTAAAGGCACTGCGCCCCCCAACGACTTCATGGAGAATCGCAGTCTGTGACTTCGTATAACAAAACTCACTACAGTATTAGACTCGTTATATCGTTATAAATATTTTCCGGGCGCTGACACCGAGAGCTCGCAGCGCGATGAGCGGTACCAGGCTGTGTAGGTACCGATACCGGTATCGAAAGCGAGGCTGCGGCGGTTGGCTGCAGGCAGCCGGGCCCCTCATCCGAAGGGATAAAGGGACGCCGGGTGGCCTCGGGCTTTGATCGCACTCACCGGCTCTCAGGGCATCCCTGACGCCCCCCGAAATGCGCGTTCTTCGCACCAGCTCCCTCCAGGAAAGCAGATCGCCGTCTAAGGCCACTTCAAACACCCTGTTCTTCACCAGAAGCTGGGATGACAATACCCGCTGCTTCTCCATCTTCCTCCTccgaaacaataaataaaaagcgATCCCAGCAATCGGCGTGCGGCGGGTTATCTAATCCCGGGCATGGCGATGAAGCGGCGGTGCTGGGTGGTGGCCGGGACCGAGCCGGGACGTGCGAGGTACGGGGCTCCGGGCACCCATCGGCGGCGGCTCAGCTGCGTAGCGGTTTCCTCTTCGAGGAGGGGCGATGGGGAGTGGGGGTTCTGCACGTGTCGTCAGCGCGCAAGCGGATCCGGTCACGGGGGCGGGGGATTCTCCCGTTACCTCAAACACAAAAGCCTTCTGGCACCCTGCGCTTCGGGAAACGGTGAAATAGAGATACATCCCCAGCTAGCATatggctttttttttgggggggaaacAGAGTAAATAGTGTAGCGTCCCGGCAGATGGGGTCAGCGCAGTGCCCTCGCCTCCAGGTGACTTGTCCTGGGAGGTCCCGAGGGGGAGGGAAGCACATCTCCTCTCCCTTATACACGTGGGTTACAGTGCCTTGACCACCAAACCCCAGCGACATTAGACCCAAGCCTGGTCTACGTCCTGGCAATGACAGTGGCTGGCTTAAGCTCAGTCACATCTTGCCAGAAAGAAACTTAAGACACATCTTCTAAGATGACAACGCGGTCGGATCTAAGATCAATTCTGGATTAATGTTTACAGATGAAGGATGCTGACGATGAGATCGCACCAAGAGCACAGCGCTTTAACTCATGGGAGCGCTAGTAAAATGTGATAATCACACAACCCCCTTTTACCTTTAACATTAAGCTTTTACATTAGTTTAATGCTGCTTTCCATTTTCATCCATTTGTACAGCTGGATATTGTACAGAGGTAATTCATGTTCAGTACCCTGTTCAGAAAAGCAAAGTGGTAGATTTATTTTAATTGCTTAGGTAAAATGagcttttaaatttaaaatagtACACCTATAGAAGTTTAATGTGTCTGCTACAATGGGCACGATTGGTAAATGTCttatattaatacatttaatatCTGTTTTCATAGCCATTCACCACTGTAATATTGTCAGATGGTGAAATTGATTTTTATCTGTTTCcataaatttaaattttattctTTTCCCTA from Brienomyrus brachyistius isolate T26 chromosome 1, BBRACH_0.4, whole genome shotgun sequence includes:
- the LOC125746331 gene encoding ceramide kinase-like isoform X2 yields the protein MEKQRVLSSQLLVKNRVFEVALDGDLLSWRELVRRTRISGGVRDALRAGSRSVAVSEIVAVRETEPDSCLKEDGRWQKMAQMHPCAFTVSYVERGSQHRWRCADVTFHCPDGALCQRWVQAIKEQLSLLTSRPKRLLVYINPYGGKQQGKRIYEQKVAPLFARASISTEVIVTERANHARDHLNTEADLKRYSGVVCVGGDGMFSEVIHGLLARTQRDAGVDQNCADESLVPCTLRVGIIPAGSTDCICYATVGINDPITSALHIIVGDSQPMDVCSVHHNNTFLRYSVSLLGYGFYGDVLADSERKRWMGPSRYDISGVKTFLTHNYYEGTVSFLPAQSTLGSPRDKTRCSAGCYVCLHSGQLHSQDRRACEGDEDVSGREDDGGGGWQVLRGKFLAINSASMSCACPRSPKGLSPAAHLADGTADLILVRKCSRLNFLRHLLRHTSKDDQFDLDFVEVHRVRRFRFTPRHCESELDLKEHGKTLFGHICRDHPACGCTALNSSWNCDGEILQHAAIDVGVHCQLIRLFARGVEEQVITEDMRGLNAV
- the LOC125746331 gene encoding ceramide kinase-like isoform X1; translation: MEKQRVLSSQLLVKNRVFEVALDGDLLSWRELVRRTRISGGVRDALRAGFCLAKVLHRSRDTSGSRSVAVSEIVAVRETEPDSCLKEDGRWQKMAQMHPCAFTVSYVERGSQHRWRCADVTFHCPDGALCQRWVQAIKEQLSLLTSRPKRLLVYINPYGGKQQGKRIYEQKVAPLFARASISTEVIVTERANHARDHLNTEADLKRYSGVVCVGGDGMFSEVIHGLLARTQRDAGVDQNCADESLVPCTLRVGIIPAGSTDCICYATVGINDPITSALHIIVGDSQPMDVCSVHHNNTFLRYSVSLLGYGFYGDVLADSERKRWMGPSRYDISGVKTFLTHNYYEGTVSFLPAQSTLGSPRDKTRCSAGCYVCLHSGQLHSQDRRACEGDEDVSGREDDGGGGWQVLRGKFLAINSASMSCACPRSPKGLSPAAHLADGTADLILVRKCSRLNFLRHLLRHTSKDDQFDLDFVEVHRVRRFRFTPRHCESELDLKEHGKTLFGHICRDHPACGCTALNSSWNCDGEILQHAAIDVGVHCQLIRLFARGVEEQVITEDMRGLNAV